In Massilia antarctica, the following are encoded in one genomic region:
- a CDS encoding MoaD/ThiS family protein, which yields MARLIFTQQLARFTDVPQVDTTAATLRGGLDTAFAANPLLRGYVLDDQGHLRENVVVFIDGRRSDERIRLDDPLTPDSTVYILQALSGG from the coding sequence ATGGCGCGTCTCATTTTCACCCAGCAGCTTGCCCGCTTCACCGATGTGCCGCAGGTCGACACCACTGCGGCCACCCTGCGCGGCGGGCTCGACACGGCCTTCGCGGCCAATCCTTTGCTGCGTGGCTACGTTCTCGACGATCAAGGCCATCTGCGCGAAAACGTCGTCGTGTTCATCGATGGCCGCCGCAGCGACGAGCGCATCCGGCTCGACGACCCGCTCACACCCGACAGTACCGTCTACATCCTGCAAGCACTTTCCGGAGGCTGA
- a CDS encoding TetR/AcrR family transcriptional regulator encodes MNLPQRLTDRKRLAILAAAAEQFRSCGFEASSMDKIAADAGVSKRTVYNHFPSKDELFAETLVQLFERSAAELDLPYRGDTSLRAQLTELMTIKVRAMADQDFLDLARVAIAEGMHAPERARAIVARLGEREEGVTRWIRAALADGKLKDCDPVFAATLLQGQVKAMAFWPQVTMGAPPLAPELHAAVVDAAVSMFLSYFAQAKHAA; translated from the coding sequence ATGAACTTACCTCAACGCCTGACTGACCGAAAACGCCTTGCCATCCTTGCCGCCGCCGCCGAGCAATTTCGCAGTTGCGGCTTCGAAGCGAGCAGCATGGACAAGATCGCCGCCGATGCCGGCGTGTCGAAACGCACGGTTTACAACCACTTTCCCAGCAAGGATGAGTTATTCGCCGAAACCCTGGTGCAGTTGTTCGAGCGCAGCGCGGCCGAGCTGGACTTGCCTTATCGCGGCGACACCAGCCTGCGTGCGCAGTTGACCGAACTGATGACCATCAAAGTGCGGGCGATGGCCGACCAGGACTTTCTCGACCTGGCGCGCGTCGCCATCGCCGAGGGCATGCACGCACCGGAGCGGGCGCGCGCCATCGTGGCGCGCCTGGGCGAGCGCGAGGAAGGGGTGACGCGCTGGATCCGCGCAGCCCTGGCCGACGGCAAGCTCAAGGACTGCGACCCGGTCTTTGCCGCGACCCTGCTACAGGGGCAGGTCAAGGCGATGGCGTTCTGGCCGCAGGTGACCATGGGCGCGCCGCCGCTGGCGCCGGAACTGCACGCCGCCGTGGTCGACGCCGCCGTCAGCATGTTCCTGAGCTACTTCGCTCAGGCAAAACACGCCGCGTAG
- a CDS encoding WD40/YVTN/BNR-like repeat-containing protein: protein MHARAYLSTRKGLFELQRGGAGWEIGPSHFLGEPVSITLADARDGALYAALNLGHFGVKLHRKDAGSEVWTEIAAPAYPAKPDDSTDKIEWKNKLIWSLEAGGADQPGVLWAGTLPGGLFRSSDRGASWELVRSLWDVPQRAEWFGGGYDVPGIHSICVDPRNSDHVLVGVSCGGVWRTEDGGASWTVSSTGMRADYMPPELNENEAVQDPHRVVRSNGEPDVLWCQHHNGIWRSGDNGHHWVEITSAPLSHFGFAVAAHPRDGGTAWFAPAEADQRRIPVGAALAVTRTHDGGNSFKVVNAGLPQQHCYDLVYRHGLAVADDGATLLMASTSGGVWMSDNAGDSWHTVSTTMPPVYAACFA from the coding sequence ATGCATGCGCGTGCCTATCTTTCCACCCGCAAGGGCCTGTTCGAGTTGCAGCGCGGGGGCGCGGGATGGGAAATCGGTCCCAGCCACTTTCTTGGCGAGCCAGTCTCGATCACCTTGGCCGATGCGCGCGACGGCGCGCTGTACGCGGCGCTCAACCTGGGCCACTTCGGCGTCAAGCTGCACCGCAAGGATGCCGGCAGCGAGGTCTGGACCGAAATCGCCGCGCCCGCCTATCCGGCGAAGCCGGACGACAGCACGGACAAAATCGAGTGGAAAAACAAACTGATCTGGTCGCTCGAAGCGGGCGGGGCCGATCAGCCCGGGGTGCTGTGGGCCGGTACCCTGCCGGGCGGCCTGTTCCGCTCCAGCGACCGTGGCGCCTCGTGGGAACTGGTGCGTTCCCTGTGGGACGTGCCGCAGCGCGCCGAATGGTTCGGCGGCGGCTATGACGTGCCCGGCATTCACAGCATTTGCGTCGACCCGCGCAACAGCGACCATGTGCTGGTCGGCGTCTCCTGCGGCGGCGTTTGGCGCACGGAAGATGGCGGGGCCAGCTGGACCGTCAGTTCCACCGGCATGCGCGCCGACTACATGCCGCCCGAGCTCAACGAAAATGAAGCTGTGCAAGATCCGCACCGGGTCGTGCGCTCAAACGGCGAACCTGACGTGCTGTGGTGCCAGCACCATAACGGCATCTGGCGCTCCGGCGACAACGGCCACCATTGGGTGGAAATCACCAGCGCGCCCCTGTCGCACTTCGGCTTTGCCGTGGCCGCCCATCCGCGCGACGGCGGCACCGCCTGGTTTGCGCCGGCCGAGGCCGACCAGCGCCGCATTCCCGTCGGCGCCGCGCTGGCGGTCACCCGCACCCATGACGGCGGCAACAGTTTCAAGGTCGTCAATGCGGGCTTGCCGCAGCAGCATTGCTACGATCTGGTGTACCGCCATGGTCTTGCGGTGGCGGACGATGGCGCGACCTTGTTGATGGCCTCGACCAGCGGAGGAGTATGGATGTCCGACAATGCCGGCGACAGCTGGCACACGGTGTCGACCACCATGCCGCCCGTCTACGCGGCGTGTTTTGCCTGA
- a CDS encoding LacI family DNA-binding transcriptional regulator, translated as MAANKAASKTAAPAASTIAPRKNDAALTMEDLASLAGVSTITVSRALRDSPLVTEKTREKIRRIADEQGYRLNISARNLRMRRSYSVAVVVEMTPVKGRPMSDPYPLELLGGITQELTTAGYSVVLTSKQLMDTAPVQGADGLILLGQGSHGEAVRFLQKAGLPLVVWGAPESGAIVVGSDNRRGGASVAERFLAQGRRKLVFLGDVDHAEVEERCAGFIDALGGQGTVHIIRPKAFTFESGFDSMTALLKKKGHAFDGVFAASDLLAMGAIRALTEHQLRVPDDVSVIGYDDTPGAASFVPPLTSVHQYLRDGGVLLAKKMLALMNGEQVESEMLPTTLIARQT; from the coding sequence ATGGCCGCAAACAAGGCTGCAAGCAAGACTGCCGCGCCGGCAGCAAGCACGATCGCGCCGCGCAAGAACGACGCCGCCCTGACGATGGAAGACCTCGCCAGCCTGGCGGGCGTTTCCACGATCACGGTATCGCGCGCCTTGCGCGACAGCCCGCTGGTGACGGAGAAAACGCGCGAAAAAATCCGCCGCATCGCCGACGAGCAGGGCTACCGCCTGAACATCAGCGCGCGCAACCTGCGCATGCGGCGCAGCTATTCGGTCGCGGTGGTGGTCGAAATGACACCAGTGAAGGGCCGCCCCATGTCCGACCCGTATCCGCTCGAACTGTTGGGCGGCATCACCCAGGAACTGACCACGGCGGGCTACAGCGTGGTGCTCACCTCCAAGCAGTTGATGGACACCGCTCCGGTGCAGGGCGCCGACGGCCTGATTTTGCTCGGCCAGGGCTCGCACGGCGAAGCGGTGCGCTTCCTGCAAAAAGCCGGACTGCCGCTGGTGGTGTGGGGAGCTCCCGAAAGCGGCGCCATCGTGGTCGGCAGCGACAATCGCCGCGGCGGCGCCAGCGTGGCCGAACGCTTCCTCGCGCAGGGCCGGCGCAAGCTGGTGTTCCTGGGCGACGTCGACCACGCCGAAGTCGAGGAGCGCTGCGCCGGCTTTATCGACGCGCTGGGCGGGCAGGGCACGGTCCACATCATCCGCCCCAAGGCCTTTACTTTCGAGTCGGGCTTCGACAGCATGACCGCGCTGCTCAAGAAAAAGGGCCACGCTTTCGATGGCGTGTTTGCCGCCAGCGACCTGCTGGCCATGGGCGCGATCCGCGCGCTCACCGAACACCAGTTGCGCGTGCCGGACGACGTGTCGGTCATCGGCTACGACGACACACCAGGCGCGGCCAGTTTCGTGCCGCCGCTGACCAGCGTGCACCAGTACCTGCGCGACGGCGGCGTACTGCTCGCCAAAAAAATGCTGGCGCTGATGAACGGCGAGCAGGTGGAGTCCGAAATGCTGCCGACCACCCTGATCGCCCGCCAGACCTGA
- a CDS encoding ATP-grasp domain-containing protein has protein sequence MQLLFPCDPFNKRVADEAYGEEFDAACAAGFACSLFSFEDFEAGQFKAQPALSAGVHVLYRGWMLTPDDYARLHRAIAEHGCAMATSPAQYRHCHYLPEWYALCEEFTPETVIVARDADFAAAVDGRNWPAYFVKDYVKSLTTQRGSVAATPQEIREVVALIEKYRGAVEGGVCIRKFEQLQADSEERYFVLHGQAHGRDGSAPDLVHELARRIDSLFFSVDVVVSSQGELRLVELGDGQVSDRKQWPADRFMAMLATTPA, from the coding sequence ATGCAACTGCTGTTCCCCTGCGACCCGTTCAACAAGCGCGTTGCCGACGAAGCGTATGGAGAGGAATTCGACGCCGCATGCGCGGCTGGTTTCGCGTGCTCGCTTTTCTCCTTCGAAGACTTCGAAGCGGGGCAATTCAAGGCACAGCCGGCCCTCTCGGCCGGAGTCCACGTGCTGTACCGTGGCTGGATGCTGACGCCGGATGACTACGCGAGGCTGCACCGCGCCATTGCGGAGCATGGCTGCGCGATGGCAACCAGTCCGGCCCAGTACCGCCATTGTCATTACCTTCCCGAATGGTACGCACTGTGCGAAGAATTTACGCCGGAAACGGTGATCGTCGCGCGCGATGCGGACTTTGCCGCTGCGGTGGATGGCAGGAACTGGCCCGCCTATTTCGTCAAGGACTACGTCAAATCGCTGACCACCCAGCGCGGCTCGGTTGCGGCAACACCGCAGGAAATTCGGGAGGTGGTCGCCTTGATCGAAAAATACCGGGGTGCAGTTGAAGGCGGCGTTTGCATCCGCAAATTTGAGCAGCTGCAAGCCGACAGCGAGGAGCGCTATTTCGTGCTGCATGGCCAGGCGCATGGCCGCGATGGCAGCGCACCCGACCTCGTGCACGAACTCGCCCGACGCATTGACAGCTTGTTTTTCTCGGTCGATGTCGTCGTATCAAGCCAGGGAGAACTTCGCCTCGTCGAGCTGGGCGACGGCCAGGTATCGGACCGCAAACAATGGCCGGCCGATCGTTTCATGGCGATGCTGGCCACCACGCCCGCCTGA
- a CDS encoding energy transducer TonB, which yields MFATTRFATVLSATLLCLSATQAMAEDRPARLDVAGCEKPEFPIRWQDDGEGGTVTVAYLVDTDGKVVQSKVLESSGAVRVDRASVRAGARCKFEPGAKDGQAALAWAKVKYSWVVE from the coding sequence ATGTTTGCCACTACCCGTTTTGCCACCGTACTGTCCGCGACCTTACTGTGCCTGAGCGCGACCCAGGCCATGGCTGAAGACCGCCCGGCCCGCCTCGACGTAGCCGGCTGCGAAAAACCTGAATTCCCGATTCGCTGGCAGGATGACGGGGAAGGCGGCACCGTGACCGTCGCTTACCTGGTCGATACCGATGGCAAGGTCGTGCAGTCGAAAGTGCTTGAGTCGAGCGGCGCGGTGCGCGTCGATCGTGCCTCGGTCCGCGCTGGCGCCCGCTGCAAGTTTGAACCCGGTGCGAAAGACGGCCAGGCTGCGCTGGCTTGGGCCAAGGTCAAGTATTCCTGGGTCGTCGAGTAA
- a CDS encoding TonB-dependent receptor translates to MNSHKHFLLSSVTLAVLTLMNQAQAAGQASPPAPAAPDAVATEIAQVVVTGTASARGTRKIDTSFSITTANEEQLKSASPSSTADVLKLVPGVYAESTGGQSGANIEVRGFPSGSDSPFVSVQMNGNPLYPVPVLSFFEGSSAFRLDDTVARVEVLRGGPSTIYSVGQPGATMNFILKKGDDTPEATLRFTTGTGKLRRLDGFVGGKIADGWYGTIGGFARQTQGVRDPQFKADDGKQLTASLTRKLDEGEVTAYVRTTKDKNAFYTGVPLISSDNGRTITEFPGFDPRTGTLMSNEMRHFTIDAAPGKTLTRDLADGRGMDATVFGAEYEQKLGGWDVSNKANYFSGDLNTISMFTGNNPLTAAAYLANANATHNPGAASGSGSITYLKGGTVDPNQQVVQAGLWSVEKKLSSFTDEFRMSKELLKNNTTTIGAYVARYKSNDEWYLGNSHLMTATPNASLINVQLTNGTIVSRNGVDGNVFYAPVAAYKGNNTALFVANEWKINEQIKVDAGARREKQSLKATISNLTSMDTDTNPLTVYNNGTSVPTGTNTQLSRDDSVNSFTVGGIYKLSKDMSVFARANTGHTFIYFDDMRNAGTQAALNDRKGVPTPKATQYEVGFKTVGAMYSAYINAFYTDFTGISFQQITTDSVLNSVSGSRGHGVEFELAVRPVKNLQVSLMGNYQESKYRDNPAIAGKLVQRQPKMQFRLSPSYRIPMGDNSIKLYGTYAHVGSRWADQANLSYLPSYKTVDAGILASMGAHWEFRLAGTNLSNELGLTEGNSRLTGAQSSGPINARPIFGRAVEASVLYRF, encoded by the coding sequence ATGAACAGTCACAAGCACTTCCTGCTTTCCTCAGTCACGCTGGCCGTGCTGACCCTGATGAACCAGGCCCAGGCAGCCGGCCAGGCTTCGCCTCCTGCCCCGGCGGCGCCTGATGCGGTGGCGACCGAAATCGCCCAGGTGGTGGTGACCGGCACCGCCTCGGCGCGCGGCACGCGCAAGATCGACACCAGCTTTTCGATCACGACGGCAAATGAGGAACAGCTCAAATCGGCCTCGCCGAGCAGCACGGCCGACGTGCTCAAACTCGTGCCAGGTGTGTATGCGGAGTCGACCGGCGGCCAGTCGGGCGCGAACATCGAGGTGCGCGGCTTTCCGTCCGGTAGCGATTCGCCCTTCGTATCGGTGCAAATGAACGGCAATCCCCTGTATCCGGTGCCGGTGCTGTCGTTCTTCGAGGGATCGTCCGCGTTCCGCCTGGACGACACCGTGGCGCGGGTCGAAGTGCTGCGCGGCGGACCGAGCACGATTTACTCGGTCGGCCAGCCGGGCGCGACGATGAACTTCATCCTCAAGAAGGGCGACGATACGCCGGAAGCCACCCTGCGCTTTACCACCGGCACCGGCAAGCTGCGCCGGCTCGACGGTTTTGTCGGCGGCAAGATTGCCGATGGCTGGTACGGGACCATCGGCGGCTTCGCGCGCCAGACCCAGGGCGTGCGCGATCCCCAGTTCAAGGCCGACGATGGCAAGCAGCTGACCGCCTCGCTCACGCGCAAGCTCGACGAAGGCGAAGTGACCGCCTACGTGCGCACCACCAAGGACAAGAATGCGTTTTACACGGGCGTGCCGCTCATTTCGAGCGACAACGGGCGCACGATCACGGAGTTTCCCGGCTTCGATCCGCGCACCGGCACCCTGATGAGCAATGAAATGCGCCACTTCACCATCGATGCGGCACCCGGCAAAACCCTCACGCGCGACCTGGCGGACGGGCGCGGCATGGATGCGACCGTGTTCGGCGCCGAGTACGAGCAAAAACTGGGCGGCTGGGATGTGTCGAACAAGGCGAATTACTTCAGCGGCGACCTGAACACGATCTCGATGTTCACCGGGAATAACCCACTGACGGCCGCAGCCTACCTGGCCAATGCCAACGCCACCCACAATCCCGGGGCGGCAAGCGGCTCGGGCAGCATCACCTACCTGAAAGGCGGTACGGTCGATCCCAACCAGCAAGTGGTGCAGGCCGGATTGTGGTCGGTCGAGAAGAAGCTGAGCTCGTTCACCGATGAATTCCGCATGAGCAAAGAGCTACTCAAGAACAATACGACGACCATCGGCGCGTATGTGGCCCGCTACAAGTCAAATGACGAATGGTATCTGGGCAACAGCCATCTGATGACGGCCACGCCCAACGCTAGCCTGATCAATGTGCAACTGACGAACGGCACCATCGTCTCGCGCAATGGGGTGGACGGCAATGTATTTTATGCGCCGGTGGCTGCCTACAAGGGCAACAATACCGCCCTGTTCGTCGCCAATGAATGGAAAATCAACGAGCAGATCAAGGTGGATGCGGGCGCGCGCCGTGAAAAGCAGAGCCTGAAAGCGACGATTTCTAACCTGACCTCGATGGATACGGATACAAATCCGCTGACGGTGTACAACAACGGCACCTCGGTGCCGACCGGCACCAATACCCAGCTCAGCCGCGACGACAGCGTCAATTCCTTCACCGTGGGCGGCATCTACAAGTTGTCCAAGGATATGAGCGTGTTTGCGCGCGCCAATACCGGCCACACCTTCATCTATTTCGACGACATGCGCAACGCCGGCACCCAGGCCGCGCTGAACGACCGCAAGGGCGTGCCGACGCCGAAAGCGACCCAGTACGAAGTCGGCTTCAAGACCGTGGGCGCGATGTACAGTGCGTACATCAACGCCTTTTACACGGACTTTACCGGCATTTCGTTCCAGCAGATCACGACCGATTCGGTGCTGAACTCGGTGAGTGGTTCGCGCGGGCATGGCGTGGAGTTCGAGCTGGCCGTGCGCCCGGTGAAAAACCTGCAAGTGAGCTTGATGGGCAATTACCAGGAATCCAAATACCGCGACAATCCGGCGATTGCTGGCAAGCTGGTGCAGCGCCAGCCGAAGATGCAGTTCCGCCTGTCGCCAAGCTACCGCATTCCCATGGGCGACAATTCAATCAAACTGTACGGGACCTACGCGCATGTGGGCAGCCGCTGGGCCGACCAGGCCAACCTGTCTTACTTGCCGTCGTATAAAACGGTGGACGCCGGCATCCTGGCATCGATGGGCGCGCATTGGGAATTCCGGCTCGCGGGCACGAACCTGAGCAATGAACTGGGGCTGACAGAAGGAAATTCTCGCCTGACCGGGGCGCAGAGCAGCGGTCCGATCAATGCACGGCCGATTTTCGGGCGCGCGGTGGAGGCATCGGTACTGTACCGGTTCTAA
- a CDS encoding MBL fold metallo-hydrolase yields MASCTSAASAAPRYPSPQFSEGKFRNPVPMFKQSAAEMAGLMWTFLTGKNKNTVPSGIIPVQALTRAQLLAAPDNTLFRLGHSTLLLKLDNAFYLTDPVFSKRASPVQWAGPARFHQPPISIEELPPLKAVILSHDHYDHLDHASILALAAKTEQFLTPLGVGDRLVAWGIDGAKVSQLDWWQERKVGNVRLVATPAQHFSGRGVSDGNSTLWASWVFEHKDLRVFFSGDTGYFDGFKAIGEKFGSFDVAMLETGAYDKQWPDVHMQPEETLQAFLDLKGKWLMPVHNGTFDLGLHAWHEPFDRIAALANARGVPLTTPEMGQALDLKAPTAGAAWWKRVDPAPG; encoded by the coding sequence ATGGCTTCTTGCACCTCCGCCGCCAGCGCCGCGCCGCGTTACCCGTCGCCCCAGTTCAGCGAGGGCAAATTCCGCAATCCGGTTCCCATGTTCAAGCAAAGCGCCGCCGAGATGGCCGGCCTCATGTGGACTTTTTTGACGGGCAAGAACAAGAATACCGTGCCGAGCGGCATCATCCCGGTGCAAGCACTCACCCGCGCCCAATTGCTGGCTGCGCCCGACAATACCCTGTTCCGCCTCGGCCATTCGACCCTGCTGCTCAAGCTCGACAACGCCTTTTACCTGACTGATCCGGTGTTTTCCAAGCGTGCTTCGCCGGTGCAGTGGGCCGGCCCCGCGCGCTTTCACCAGCCGCCGATCAGCATCGAAGAACTGCCGCCGCTCAAGGCCGTGATCCTCTCGCACGACCATTACGACCACCTCGACCATGCCTCGATCCTGGCGCTGGCGGCAAAGACGGAACAATTCCTCACTCCCCTCGGCGTGGGCGACCGCCTGGTAGCTTGGGGCATCGATGGCGCCAAGGTGAGCCAGCTCGACTGGTGGCAGGAACGCAAAGTGGGTAATGTGCGCCTGGTCGCCACCCCGGCGCAGCACTTTTCCGGGCGCGGCGTGAGCGATGGCAATTCGACCCTGTGGGCCTCCTGGGTGTTCGAGCACAAGGATTTGCGCGTCTTTTTTAGTGGCGATACCGGTTATTTCGACGGTTTCAAGGCCATCGGCGAGAAATTCGGCTCCTTCGACGTGGCCATGCTGGAAACCGGCGCGTATGACAAGCAATGGCCGGACGTCCACATGCAGCCGGAAGAAACCTTGCAAGCCTTTCTCGACCTCAAGGGAAAATGGTTGATGCCGGTGCATAACGGCACCTTCGACCTCGGCCTGCATGCCTGGCACGAACCCTTCGACCGCATCGCCGCGCTCGCCAACGCGCGCGGGGTGCCCCTGACCACCCCCGAAATGGGGCAGGCGCTCGATCTGAAGGCGCCCACAGCGGGCGCGGCGTGGTGGAAACGGGTCGATCCCGCACCGGGCTGA